TAAATGTGTAGCTGTTGCTTAGAGAGAAAAGGGGAAGAGAATGAGTTGCTTTAAGGGGGAGGCCATGGCGGCGTGGCAGACCTGTAATTCTGCACACAAAGAAACACAGCCACAGAATTGAAGGAACCCAAATTTAATTTACTGTCTCAAAAGTGCTCTCTTCTCAGCAAACAAAAAGCTGCAAAAATCACACAAAATACCCTTTAATCTCCCTCTCTCTCACACCCAAAACTCTGCATTTATTGTTGCTAATACCCTAACCCATTTTCATATTCAATTCGATCTTCGTTTCACATGCACAAACTGATGTCATTTTTGGcagaaataaataataatagcaGTACGGTACTtgatcttttcttcttcatccAAATCCCAGAATTTGTCTGGGTTTGAAAGCTGAAAACCCACTTTCCAAGGTACCCGAAAAGGGTTCTCTGCGGCGGAAGAACCATTTAACGCGTGCCTCCTCGCGCATCGTCTTTTTTAAGTCTGCATTTTTCAGCTGTGCTATGCTATGGACAATTGTCAGTCGCAATTAATCCATAAGAAATGGCTGGTTTTTTCTCACTAGGCGCCGGTGGAGGAGGACGGAGAGGAGGAGCAGGAACCAGCAGCAACCCTGATGATAATCAAGAAAACAGCGCCCATAATATCAACCCACCTGCTGGAATCAATCCAGAGAGCTGGTTTTTGTACAGAAACGAGGATATTTCGTTCAAGGGTACTGGTTTTGAACTCTGGCAACCACAACCACAGCCACAGCCGCAAGCGGCGGACTTGCTGCAGCGTGGCCTCGGAAACCCACATCACGATCTTTACGCCTCCGCGGGGGGGCTTGCCGTGGGGCCTAGTAGGGTAAGTGGGTTCAATGTATCTGATCGTGGGTCTCCAAGATCGGGATTCTTGACCATGAAAAGTAGCGGATCAGGTGGGGGATTCAGCTGTCAAGATTGTGGAAATCACGCCAAGAAAGATTGCGCTAATATGAGGTGCAGAACTTGCTGTAAGAATCGAGGGTTTCAATGCCAAACTCATGTGAAGAGTACTTGGGTACCCGCAGCAAAACGAAGAGAAAGACAACAGCAACAGCAACCGCAGAATCAGCAGCAGCGGCAGCAAGATCATGATAGTGGCAGAGAAACTGCGAAAAGGCAAAGAGAAAACAAAATTCCTAGCGCTTCAATGTCACTTGTACCATTTAGCTCTTCAGGTAATAATTTAAGAGacgaaaaattctgcacaatCTTCACCCATCAAATATAGGATTCTGTATTGAACATCAAAGAAAAGAATCGGCGAAAGATGGTACGGGGTTGATATCACATCGCATCATATCACATTTTTGTATGAAAGATTTTTGGTTTACTGTCTGTTTTGTATCCGCCATCCTCGCCACACATAACATAAAGGTTCTTGTTATTCTCTTTTTTCCTTCAATCAAGCCATTGTATGGCCTTGTACTTTTTGGCTAGGAAAACCCTATTCAACATGATCAAGATTCCTTTTTTCAAGCACTTAAATTCAATAACTTCAAAGTAATTCTCGCTAGATCATACGTGACTGTTAACTTTGTATGCCGCGTGTTTTTTAGGGTTGGAGGAAGGGAATTTCCCTGCGGAAGTGAGCTCACAAGCAGTTTTCCGGTGCGTGAGAGTGAGCGCCATTGATGAAGGCGAAGATCAGTACGCTTATCAAACTGAAGTCAACATCTCCGGCCATGTATTCAAAGGCATTCTTTATGATCAAGGCGTTGATCAAACCCATTACACGGTGGCGGGGGAAACCACCGCCTCTTCTGGCTGTGGATCTGTCAGTGCAGCTGTAGGAATTCAGCAACTTAACTTAACAAGTGCCACCTCCGCCGCATCCTCCGGCGGTGGCGTCCCGGCCTCATCAACAGCATCACCTTATCCTGACCCTTCTTTGTATTCATCTCCTATTAACAGCTTCATGGCTGGTACGCAATTCTTCCCATCCCCAAGATCTTGAAATCATGAAGATTAAatccaaaaaagaaaagaaaaaaacaagaagaagaaacTCCCATTTCGTTGCATTCTGTTAAATTCAGTAATCAAaacttaaatttattattatgtatGCGAAAAAGGATGTTTTGTTACTGTCATAAACCCCATTGAGGTAGGAAAGGAAATATAATACTGATCAAGAACAAGGACAAAAAAGAGAGCATGAAATGCGGGGATGactgattgattttttttgctAACACTGATTGATTTTATGTTCAGATTTCGATGCATATTTTGTTTCaagttattttttttcatgaaataaatttattattatcaaattttgtaTATGTACTAGGTTTTTAAGAAATATTAAAACGAATCTATGATTTGGAGATGAGAACTAATTTGATCCAAACAACTTCTGCTATAAACCTATAATGAACACAATGCACATTGGAAAATGATGATCATAATTGTGTTCAAGAAAATATACCACCGTTATCGAAACATTTGGTTCGTGAAAGTGATTTGTTTCTATTTCGTGATTGACGTTGGACCATTGAAAAGTATTATTACTTATAGAAAAAGATCGTAATTGGATTATAGAGATCatacaataaaatatatattttattgtatGAATATATGTACAACTTCATACTAATTTTTAGTCaaggttgaatttttttatctgtGTATGACAGTATGAGAGGCGCTTAATTTCTGGATCGGTTATTTTGAACTTTGAAAGTGGCTTTTGAAATCCCATTTTCTGCGGAAGTTTGCCTGCTGGATTTGACAAATGTTTtcgtttatttaattaaaattttgcatttcttctGGTTTTCTAGCTAAATATATAGGAGTGgctcttttcttttgtttgaaaAATATTCTATCTTAGATTAATAACATGGAAATTTTtcgaacaagaaaaaaaattcattggCAAGATTGGTGTTGCACGAATGTTTGATTTATTACGGATAtactttatattaaattaattgtatTAAGTTAAATAGAATTAAATGTTGCACTTGGAATGTAGTTTGAATTATTAGTAaattagaaaaatgaaaattatcatATAATGACGaggttttaaaaagaaaattgggTGAAGAATTTAAGGggaaatttttggtatattaCTTTAAAtcacacaaattttattaaaaatatgatctCCTTATTTATTTTGGACCATCTTTTTTTAAGCATTGTCCCACGTGTATTATCATGCAtgttttttcaaatataaaggtcatatatatatataaagtcaAAGAagattatgaataaaaaaatttatttgactaGATCATATTCCAAATTGCCCCAAATGCCAAATGTGTAGATATTTGATTTAACATATTTAAGAATAagtaaaaataagatttttttttcttacagAAAGTGTCTGTAAGAAATAATTGATTCGCCTGATTAATTTTGTCAAGCAATTagtttgaataaaaaaaccTTAAACCCTAAAACTCTTCgtgcatatattttaattcaattgaTAGAATGAAATGAGTAATATTTGCCGATATTCACTTGATGACCCTCAATTCCGCcgattttaaacaaaaacttcaATTTTTTATGACAATAGAATCCTCAACTACTATTTTTTTTGTATGCTGTTAATCTTTGAGCTAATGTAATAGCTTACAAATCACGATAGTCAGGTAAACTCTACTGGCCAGGATAAATCTTGTGCGACAAACTCGTATCATGAAAAAGTGTTAATATGATTAATCTAAATCCTTATAGTAGGTCAAACTTTCACATGTTCCACTAACTTATATAccttagaagaagaagaaacgtCAATATTAGGTCATAAGTCTGATTAAAAAAACTGAAATTATCTCAAAATCTGATCGATCACGACGGAGTTATTATACATTTTGTGGTTCCCTATAAAATCCATGATGGATATTGATTCATCTCAACTCATCAAGGTAGCCaattatgaatgaatttttttGACAATAATATCCGaatattttaacttttttgaACTATGCATAAGAAACAACAGAAGAAATTGAGCAGCCTAATGTTAtcgaatatttttttagaatttattcatttttagtAAGTTTTGCCAATTCAAATGTGACTTCAAAAGGGCCACAATAGTCTATACGTGCATTAAATTTTGTGACTTGTTTTCCATCACTTGCCTTCTCTGTCTCAAATTATTTAAGTACACCATGTGTGGAATCTACATtgcatataaaaaattaattacgaGTTCAATTCTTTTTACTAATATTTTATCCAAAAAGCTTGTGTACATATTTTATAACATTATTTGTAGGGCTTTTGCATTAATTTGAGACTTTATCTAATAAACGTCGAAAAAATAGCAGATGTTTATTGCATCgttataaaacaa
This window of the Primulina huaijiensis isolate GDHJ02 chromosome 3, ASM1229523v2, whole genome shotgun sequence genome carries:
- the LOC140972317 gene encoding protein SHORT INTERNODES-like, producing MAGFFSLGAGGGGRRGGAGTSSNPDDNQENSAHNINPPAGINPESWFLYRNEDISFKGTGFELWQPQPQPQPQAADLLQRGLGNPHHDLYASAGGLAVGPSRVSGFNVSDRGSPRSGFLTMKSSGSGGGFSCQDCGNHAKKDCANMRCRTCCKNRGFQCQTHVKSTWVPAAKRRERQQQQQPQNQQQRQQDHDSGRETAKRQRENKIPSASMSLVPFSSSGLEEGNFPAEVSSQAVFRCVRVSAIDEGEDQYAYQTEVNISGHVFKGILYDQGVDQTHYTVAGETTASSGCGSVSAAVGIQQLNLTSATSAASSGGGVPASSTASPYPDPSLYSSPINSFMAGTQFFPSPRS